Part of the Enterobacter pseudoroggenkampii genome, GTACAGGATAGCGGCACGTTTAATATCTCTCTCGGCAATGGTTACAGCCTGGTGCAGGGCAGCAAAGCCAGCCAGCTGGCTGCCGTGAAGTCCAGCGCCGATCCGGCGCGTACGACCGTCGCCTACGTCGATGACGTGGCGGGTAATATTGAGATCCCCGAGAAATTTATCACCACCGGTTCTTTAGGCGGTTTACTGACCTTCCGTAATGAAGATCTGGATAAAGCGCGTAACACTCTGAACCAGATGGCGCTGGCCTTTGCCGATGCGATGAACACGCAGCATGAAGCCGGTTTTGATGCAAACGGTGATGCGGGCGGTAAGCTGTTCAACTTTGGTTCTCCTGCGGTGCTGTCCAACAGCAAGAACGGCGGATCGGCGGTTGTTACGGCCTCTGTGGCGGACAGCAAACAGGTCCAGGCGACTGACTATAAGCTGCAGTTTAACGGCACTGACTGGACGGTCACCCGCACATCAGACAAAACCAGCTTTACGATGAGCCCGGATGCCAGCGGTAATCTGTCGTTTGATGGCCTTAACGTCAACGTGAGCGGTACGGCAAATACCAAAGACAGTTTCACCGTGAAGCCGGTTTCCAACGTCATCATGAACATGGATCTGGCGATCAGCGACGAGTCCAAACTGGCGATGGCGTCGGTACAGAACGGCGGCGAAAGTGACAACCGTAACGGTCAGAAACTGCTCGATCTGCAAAACGGCAAAGTGGTGGGTGGAAATAAAACCTTCAACGATGCGTATGCCTCTCTCGTCAGTACCGTCGGTAGCACCACGGCGTCACTGAAGGTGAGCAGCCAGACGAAAGCCAATGTGGAAACGCAGTTAATCAAGCAGCAGCAGACCATCTCTGGGGTAAACCTCGACGAAGAGTATGGCAATTTGCAGCGTTATCAGCAGTATTACCTGGCGAACGCCCAGGTTCTCCAGACTGCCAGTACGCTCTTCGATGCAATTATCAACATTCGTTAAGGTTGAGGTGAATAATGCGTATTAGCACCCAGATGATGTATGAGCAGAACATGCGCGGGATCACTGATTCCCAGAGCAGATGGCTGAGCTACGGTGAGCAAATGTCCACCGGTAAGCGCGTTAACCGTCCTTCGGACGATCCTATCGCCGCGTCGCAGGCCATCGTTCTGTCGCAATCTCAGTCGCAAAACAGCCAGTTCGCGCTTGCGCGTACCTTTGCAACGCAGAAGGTCTCGCTGGAAGATAACGTGTTAACCCAGGTGAACACCGCAATCTCAAGCGTGCGCGAGAAGTTAGTTTACGCGTCCAACGGCACATTAAGCGATGACGACCGTCTTTCTCTGGCGACCGATATCCAGGGGATCCGCGATCAGCTGATGAACCTGGCCAACACGACGGATGGCAATGGTCGCTTTATCTTCGCGGGATACAAAACCGAGAGCGCACCGTTTGATGCCGTGACCGGGGATTATAACGGCGGCGCAGAGGCCATCTCGCAGCAGGTTGATACGGCGCGAAATATGACCATTAGCCATACCGGACAGCAAATTTTCGAAAGCATTACCAGTAATGCGGAACAGCTGCCGGGCGGTGGATATGGCCAGACCAACATGTTCAAAATCCTGGATTCTGCCATTGCGTCCCTGAAGACACCGATTGAGAACGATCCGGCTGCCGCAACGGCGCAAAACCAGGTGATTGCCAATGCGCAGATCGGCATCAAAAACGCCCAGAACAACGTCCTGACGGTCGTTGCGGATGTGGGAACCAAGATGAACGAACTGGAAAAACTCGATACGCTGGGAGATGACCGTGCCCTGGGTCAGACTAAGCAGATGAGTGATCTGGTAGATGTCGACTGGAACGAAGCGATTTCCTCTTACACCATGCAGCAGGCGGCCTTGCAGGCGTCTTATAAAGCGTTTAGCGATATGCAGGGCATGTCTCTGTTCCAGCTGAACAAATAACATCTTGACCTCTTGGAACATGTCTTGAAACTGGGCATGTTTTACTGCCCAATCCGTCTGGATTGGGCATTTTTTTTATGCGGCTTCCGCCGGTACGGAGGCGACACGCGCGCTTTCTATCAGACGGATGACCAGCGCAATGATGCCACAGACGGTGGCCAGCGCGACCACGCCCGTCCAGCCAGCCAGCGAGTAGATATTGCTGCCTAACGCGGAGCCCAGCGCCATCCCGATAAAGACCACCGTAAAGAGCAGGGCATTAAGACGACCGCGCGCCTGCGGTTCAAGGCTGTAGACCAGGTTCTGGTGAGCGACCAGGCTGGACTGCAGACCCAGGTCGAACCCGACGGCAGAGACGGCGATCAGCATCAGCTGTCCATGAACGCTCAGCGCGGGCATCAGGAACATCAGGGCGAATGAGACGGTCACAAGAACTGCACCAAGCTGCGTGACTTTTCCTGCGCCCAGTTTGTCCGCCAGACCCCCCGCCAGCGGGGCAGCTAACGCACCGGCCGCACCCGCAATACCAAACCCACCCGCAACGGCACTGCCAAGGTGATAGCGTTCCAGCAGCATGACCGCGAGCGTTGACCAGAAGGCGCTGAAGGCAATCGACAGAAAACCCTGAGCCAGCGCCGCGCGGCGCAGCGCCGGATAACGACGCCACAGATGTTCCATTGAGCGCATCAGCGCGGGGTAGCTCAGCGTGGAGTGAATGGCAAAACGGGGAAGCACAAACCACATCATCACCCCGATGAAGGCAATGCTCGCCGCCGCCAGCTGGTACATGACGCGCCAGCCAAACGCTTCGCCCACTACGCCGCTCACGGTTCTTGATAATAAGATACCCATCAGCAGCCCGGTCATTACCGTGCCCACGGTTTTCCCCTGTTTACCTTCTGGCGCAAGAATCGCCGCAGCAGGGACGATATCCTGTGCCATGGTGGCGGCCATGCCGATGAGCAGGCTTGCCAGCAGCAGAGAATGGATCTGCCCGGTCAGGCTACAGCCGAGAAGAAACAGCGCCAGCGCTGCGCTTTTAATCAGAATTAACGTCCTGCGGTCGTGGCGATCGCCCAGGGGAAGCAGGAACAGGATACCGAGCGCATAGCCTGCCTGAGTTAACGTTGGTACCAGACCCATACCTTCAATGCTCAGATGCAGATCGGCACCCATCAGCGGCAGCAGGGGCTGCGCGTAATAGATTGATGCCACGCTGAAACCGGCCCCCAGAGCCAGCATAAAAATCACCCAGCGGCTTACAGCATGGGGAGTCGTTGTTGTGTTCATAAGTTGTTCCTCATTCGTCGTGTGCGGCTATTTTTTATCAGTACGCCTTGCGACGGTAGCGGGCCCGGTGGTAAAACGCTTATACGTTTAACGTATAAGTGAAAATGCAATGAAAAGAGCTGAGCGTATAGACAGGGTGGAGCTAATGCGGACGTTTGTCCGGATAGTGGAGGCGGGTTCCCTCTCTGCGGCGGCACGGCAGCTGGCCACCACCCAGGCCACGGTGAGCAGACGGCTACAGTCGCTGGAGACCATGCTGGGCGTGCGCCTGATATTGCGCACCACCCACACGACGCGGCTGACGGATGATGGCGAACGCTGCTACCAGCACGCTCGTCGGGTGATTGACAGCTGGCTGGCGCTGGAAGATGAGGTGGGGCAGACGGAAGATGAGCCCGTAGGCGTGCTGCGGGTGCGGGCACCCCACGCGTTTGGTCAGGATCAGCTTCTGAAACCCGTAACCGAATTTTTGCAACGTTATCCGCAGCTTTCGATTGAGTGGATGCTCAACGATCGGTCGGCGGACTTCCTCGGCGACAACCTTGACTGCGCTATTCGGGTGGGCGTGGAGGTCGATCCGGCGACCGTATCCGTGCTGCTGGCGGAAGTGCCGCGCTCGGTAGTCGCTTCTCCGGCACTGCTGGCCCGTTTTCCAGCGGTTACCACGCCGGAGGATTTGCAGCAGTTTCCCTGGATAGCGATCAGCTCTTTCTACCAGCGCCACGTGGAGCTTTTTCACGATGCCTCGCCCGCCACCGCGCGGATTGCTATTACGCCACGCCTCAGCACCGACAGCCTGTATGTCGCACGCAATACGGTGCTCACCGGTCTCGGTGTGGCGGTGGTATCCAGCTGGACGGTACAGAATGATATTCGGGAAGGGCGGCTGGTGCATTTGCTGCCGGAGTGGCAGCCAGCGGCGCTGCCGGTGCATCTGGTTTACCCCTGGTCCCGTTATTATCCGGCACGCTTGCGGCGTTTTCTGGAGCTGATGCGGCAGGTCATGCCGGAGGTCTCCGGGATGAGAAGGCCCGTGCAGCAGCCATAAAAAAAGCCGACCCTAAGGTCGGCTTTTTACTTTCAGCGTCGTTATTCGACAGACTGCGGACGCGTTGCCGGTGCAGTCGCCTGATGCGTTGCACTGTGGCCGCCAGCAGCGCCTTTACCATCAAAGCTGAACGCCGGACGAACCCAGTCACTGTGGCGCGGGGCTTCTGGCACGTAATCCGGCGCCGGAGCGCGGGTCATCGGTGCTGTCGCCACGTGGGCAGCGGCTGGCGCAGAGACAACCGGTTCAGGTTTCACTTCAGCCGCTTTCGGTTCTTCAACAACCGGTTCAACCTCAATCTCAACGTCCTGAACGACTTCTTCAGTGGTAGTTTCAACGATAGCTTCAGCGGTGTCTTCCACTGCGGCTACAGGTTCAGCTTCTTCAGCAACTTCCTCAGCCACCACGACATCTTCTTCAGCAATAAGCTGCGGTGCGGCATCAACCGGCGCGGCAATTACTTCCGGATGAGTGGTTTCGACTTCAACTGCCTGAGGTGCTTCCGTTTCAACAACCTGAGGTTCAACCACGGTTGCCGCTTCAGTCACAACGTCTTCTACCGCTGCCGCAGGTGCAATCACCTCTTCGGTTACAGGCTGCTCTTCAACAACCTGCTCCGGGCGAGCAACAGGGTAGCGGATCCAGACTTTGCCGGAAGCCATTTCTGGCGAAGCACAGGCAATGGTCAGCGGCATTGGCGACTGAGTTGGGTAACGCTCGTCACGATAGCGACGACGGCGCTGGCCGCTGACGCGCAGATGACGTGGGGAACGGCGTGAACGGCGCGGCATTCCGGCGTTATCACGGTTTTCACCGTTTTCATCCTGCTCAACGTTGTTTTCAACGACCGCTGGCAGATCAACTTTCGCCAGCTGCGTGCCGGTTGCGTTCTCGCGGGTTTCAACTGCGACAACGGCTGACTCTTCGATTGCTTCGGAGGCGAAGCGGACTTTCTGAGCAAGCTGGCGCTGCTTACGGCGCGGCATAACCTGAGTACGTTCTTCCTGCTCGCCGTCCTGCTGTTCAACAGGCTCTTCGCGGTTCAGGTTTTTGACTTCCTGCTGTGCCTGACGCTTCTCGTCGTTACGACGACGGTTGCGTTCACGGCGCGGCTGCTGGTCGTCACGCTGTTTGCTCTTCTCAGACTCATCGCCCGCCTGCTGGCGAATTTCACGATCTTCAACATTCTGCTGCTGTTTCTCGCGACGGTTGCGACGGTTGTCTTCGCGTTGCTCACGACCTTCGTTATTTTCAGAACGGTTGTCGCGGTTGTCACGACGCTCGCTGCGGTCATTACGATCGCTACGGTCGTTACGATCGCGGCGGTTGTTCTGACGCTTACGGCGGTCCTGCTGGCGTTCAGGCTTGGCCGCTTTTGGCTCTTCCTTCGGCTGTTCTGGCTGAGCTTCTTCTTCAGCAAACATCTTCTTCAGTGCGCCAAAGAAGCGGCTCAGCAGACCCGGCTGCGCCGGCTGGGCTTTCGCTGCTGCTGCTGGTTTCTGCGCTTCAGTTTTAGCCGCAGGTTTTTCCAGTGCCGCTTCCGGTGGGGCTTCTGGCATGATAAAGGTCGCTAACGCAGGCTGCTCAGGCAGTTTGCGCTCGGCTGGCTCTTCATCGGAAGGCAGGGCCATCTCTTCTTCGTGCAGCTTCGGCAGCAGGTAGCTGAGCGTGGACGTCTCTTCACCTTTACGGACACGCAGCACGTGATAGTGCGGAGTTTCCATCTGGTCGTTTGGCACGATGATGCAGCGAACGCCGCCCTGACGCGCTTCAATAGCACTTACCGCAGCACGTTTTTCGTTCAGCAGGTAGGAGGCAATTGGCACAGGAACAATCGCGTGCACCTCTTTGGTATTCTCTTTCAGCGCTTCTTCTTCAATCAGACGCAGAATAGAGAGGGATAGCGATTCGTTATCACGCACGGTACCGGTGCCGGAGCAGCGCGGGCAAACGTGATGGCTGGACTCACCCAGCGACGGGCTCAGGCGCTGACGGGACATCTCCAGCAGGCCAAAGCGTGAGATATGGCTAATCTGGATACGCGCCCTGTCCTGACGCACCGCTTCGCGCAGACGGTTTTCTACCGCACGCTGGTGGCGAACAGGGGTCATGTCGATGAAGTCGATAACAATCAGACCACCCAGGTCGCGCAGGCGGAGCTGGCGGGCGATTTCATCAGCGGCTTCGAGGTTGGTGTTGAAGGCGGTCTCTTCGATATCGCCGCCGCGAGTTGCACGCGCGGAGTTGATGTCGATAGCGGTCAGCGCTTCAGTGGTATCGATAACGATAGAACCGCCGGACGGCAGACGCACTTCACGCTGGAAGGCGGATTCAATCTGGGATTCGATCTGATAGTGGCTGAACAGCGGGATTTCACCGGTGTACAGTTTAATTTTGCTGGTGAAATCCGGACGACCCAGCGCGGCGATGTGCTGGCGCGCCAGCTCAAGCACTTTCGGGTTATCGATCAGAATCTCACCGATGTCCTGACGCAGATAGTCACGGAAGGCACGCACGATCACGTTGCTTTCCTGGTGGATCAGGAACGGAGCAGGGCGGCTTTCCGCTGCTTTCTGGATGGCTTCCCAGTGCTTCAGACGGAAGCTCAGGTCCCATTGCAGCGCTTCGGCTGATTTGCCCACGCCTGCGGTACGCACGATAAGACCCATGCCATCAGGCAGTTCGAGGCTTGCCAGCGCTTCTTTCAGCTCGGTACGGTCATCACCTTCGATACGGCGAGAGATGCCACCCGCACGCGGGTTGTTAGGCATCAGCACCAGATAGCTCCCTGCCAGGCTGATAAAGGTGGTCAGTGCGGCACCTTTGTTGCCACGCTCTTCTTTATCAATCTGAACGATAACTTCCTGACCTTCACGCAGAACATCTTTGATGTTTGGTCGGCCATGGGCGTTGTAGTTTGCAGGGAAATATTCGCGGGCGATTTCTTTCAGAGGGAGGAAACCATGACGCTCAGCACCGTAATCGACAAATGCAGCTTCAAGGCTTGGTTCAATGCGGGTGATTTTACCTTTGTAAATGTTCGCTTTTTTCTGTTCGTGTCCAGGACTTTCGATATCCAGATCGTACAGGCGCTGCCCATCCACAAGGGCGACACGCAACTCTTCTTGCTGAGTTGCGTTGATTAACATTCTTTTCATCGTAACTTACTCGTTATTCTTACATTGACGACAAAGCTGCGGGCAAGGTGACGCTTTCCGGGGTATGAACCGATGGCCTCGTGTCTGTTCACGTCGCCAACCTCACGGTTGTCGCTCGCTTAAGAGGCGCAGAGTGTCGGTTGCCTGTATTTCATACGGAAACACAGCGCAATTATCAGGGGAATTGCCTGGGTAGAACTCTCCAGAGAACAATCCTTATACCGGGAAGTACTGCAACCCGCAGCCCGCTAACTGCCTGAAAGATCAATACGTCTTACGCCATTGCTGCGTGGATGATCGGTCAGACAAAATTGGTCATTCCGTCAACATCCTTACTTAACCAGGATTTAACACGGAAAACAGCCTCATTATTCCACTGCTCGCCGGGTTATAGCAAGATGACTTTTACCAATTATCACCCGGTTACTCACAGTTTCTTCACTTCAGAATGGCGATTGGTTTAATAACCACCAAATCGGTTGCGCGAAACGGGAAGCAGGCCGGATAAAAGTAAATATAAGCATAGAAAAATGAGTGGCGCTAATGGCTGACGATATTTAGAATCGCCACCCATGAAAACAGAGACTCCAGCCGTAAAAATGGTTGCCATCGCCGAAGATGACGCGGGGCAACGTATCGATAACTTTTTGCGCACCCAGTTGAAAGGTGTGCCAAAGAGTATGATTTATCGCATCCTGCGTAAGGGCGAGGTGCGGGTTAACAAAAAACGCGTGAAGCCCGAGTACAAACTCGAAGCCGGTGACGAAGTGCGTATTCCGCCGGTGCGCGTGGCAGAGCGTGAAGAAGAGACCGTTTCACCAAAGCTGCAGAAAGTGGCTGCCCTGAGCGATGTCATCCTTTACGAAGATGACCACATTCTGGTGCTCAATAAACCGTCAGGAACGGCAGTCCATGGCGGTAGCGGTCTGAGCTTCGGCGTGATTGAAGGGCTGCGTGCCCTGCGCCCGGAAGCGCGCTTCCTTGAGCTGGTACACCGTCTTGACCGTGACACTTCAGGCGTACTGCTGGTGGCGAAAAAGCGTTCCGCGCTGCGTTCGCTGCATGAACAGCTGCGTGAAAAAGGGATGCAGAAAGACTACCTGGCGCTGGTTCGCGGCCAGTGGCAGTCCCATGTAAAAGTGGTGCAGGCGCCGCTGCTGAAGAACATTCTGCAAAGCGGTGAACGTATTGTCCGCGTGAGCCAGGAAGGGAAACCGTCTGAGACGCGCTTTAAGGTTGAAGAGCGCTATGAGTTTGCCACGCTGGTGCGCTGCAGTCCGGTGACCGGTCGTACCCACCAGATCCGCGTGCATACGCAGTTTGCAGGGCACCCCATCGCCTTTGATGACCGCTATGGCGACCGCGAATTTGATAAGCAGCTGGCGGGAACGGGACTGTCGCGTCTGTTCCTGCATGCGGCAGCGCTGAAGTTTACCCATCCGAATACCGGTGAAGTCATCCGTATTGAAGCGCCGCTGGATGAGCAGTTGAAACGCTGTCTTAAGGTTCTGCGCGGCTGATTTTGCTTTCCTCCCTCTCCCTGTGGGAGAGGGCCGGGGTGAGGGCATCAGGCCGCAGCGTCCCAGTCACATGGTCAGCGGATTACACTCTTCTCGTCTTAACATCTGACACAAGGCAATCAGCGGTAACCCCACCAGCGTGTTGGGATCGCGACCGTCCAGCTTGTCGAACAGCGCAATCCCCAATCCTTCACTTTTAAAGCTCCCCGCACAGTTCAGCGGACGTTCCCGACGCACATAATCCACAATCTCTTGCTCGCTGAGATGGCGGAAGTGTACGTCGAACGGTTCACACTCCGTTTGCAGATGACCGGTGGCGGAGTTATAGAGCGCCAGGCCCGTATAAAAGGTCACGATAGTGCCTCGCGCGCGCAGAAGCTGCTGGCAGGCGTTCTCCTCCGTATGGGGCTTGCCGGTGATTTCGCCGTCCAGCACGCAAACCTGATCGGAGCCTATAATCAAATGCGAAGGATAGTGTGCGGCCTGCGACTGCGCTTTCTCTTTAGCAAGACGCGTCACCAGATGGCGCGGTGACTCGCCCGGCTGTGGCGTCTCATCCACCTCTGGCGCGGCGCATTCAAACGGGATCCCGAGCTTTTCCAGCAGCATTCGGCGGTAGGGAGACGTGGAAGCAAGGACGAGATTTGGCATATTTTTATCACCAGATATAGCGTATCGATGCCAGCCATTTTAAACTACAGGCCGCAATGTGTGCGAATAATTGGCAAAAGGCAGCTCTGGTTGCCTTTTTCTTTGACTCTATGACGTTACAAAGTTAATATGCGCGCCCTATGCAAAAGGTAAAATTACCCCTGACTCTTGATCCGGTTCGTACGGCTCAAAAACGCCTCGATTACGAAGGTATCTATACTTCCGATCAGGCTGAGCGTATTGCCGAATCCGTAGTCAGTGTGGACAGTGATGTAGAATGCTCCATGTCGTTCGCTATCGACAACCAGCGTCTCGCCGTTTTAACCGGTGATGCAAAGGTGACGGTAACGCTCGAGTGTCAGCGTTGCGGGAAACCGTTTGTACAGCATGTTCACACAACGTATTGTTTCAGTCCGGTTCGTTCTGACGAACAGGCTGAAGCACTCCCGGAAGCGTATGAGCCGATTGAGGTTAACGAATTCGGTGAAATCGATCTTCTGGCTCTGGTTGAAGATGAAATCATCCTCACCTTGCCAGTGGTTCCGGTGCATGATTCTGAACACTGTGAAGTGTCCGAGGCGGACATGGTCTTTGGGGAACTGCCTGATGAAGCGCAAAAACCAAACCCATTTGCCGTATTAGCCAGCTTAAAGCGTAAGTAATTGAGGAGTAAGGTCCATGGCCGTACAACAGAATAAACCAACCCGTTCCAAACGTGGCATGCGTCGTTCCCATGACGCGCTGACTGCAGTTACCAGCCTGTCTGTAGACAAGACTTCTGGTGAGAAACACCTGCGTCACCACATCACCGCTGACGGTTTCTACCGCGGCCGCAAGGTTATCACTAAGTAATCACGCGCAAGCGTGATTAGGCTTAGTGAGGATTTCCCCGTGCAAACGGGGAATTTACCGAACCAGGCTGCGACGATACCTTGACACGTCTAACCCTGGCGTTAGATGTCATGGGGGGAGATTTTGGCCCTTCCGTGACAGTGCCTGCAGCATTGCAGGCACTGAATTCTAATTCGCAACTCACACTTCTTTTAGTCGGCAATCCCGACGCAATCACGCCATTACTCGCAAAAGCTGACTTTGAACAACGTTCGCGTCTGCAGATTATTCCTGCGCAGTCAGTTATTGCCAGTGATGCCCGACCTTCGCAGGCTATTCGCAATAGTCGTGGCAGCTCTATGCGGGTAGCGCTGGAGCTGGTGAAAGAAGGGCGAGCTCAGGCTAGCGTCAGCGCGGGGAATACCGGCGCGCTGATGGGGCTGTCGAAATTACTGCTCAAACCTATAGAAGGTATTGAGCGTCCGGCGCTGGTGACGGTGTTACCGCATCAGCAGAAGGGCAAAACGGTAGTGCTCGATTTGGGCGCTAACGTCGATTGTGATAGTACTATGCTGGCTCAGTTTGCCGTGATGGGATCGGTGCTGGCAGAAGAAGTCGTCGGGATCAACACTCCCCGTGTTGCGTTACTGAACATTGGTGAAGAAGAGACCAAAGGCCTGGACAGCATTCGCGAAGCGGCTGAATTGCTCAAACAGGTTCCCTCCATCAACTATATTGGTTATCTCGAAGCCAATGAGTTGTTGACGGGGAAAACGGATGTTCTGGTGTGCGATGGCTTCACCGGAAACGTAACGTTGAAGACCATGGAAGGGGTCGTGCGCATGTTTCTTTCTCTGCTGAAATCTCAGGGAGAAGGCAAAAAAAGCGCCTGGTGGCTGATTTTATTGAAGCGTTGGTTACAAAAGAGCCTGACGCGGCGATTCAGTCACCTCAACCCCGACCAGTATAATGGCGCCTGTCTGTTAGGATTGCGCGG contains:
- the flgK gene encoding flagellar hook-associated protein FlgK translates to MSSLINSAMSGLSAAQSALNTVSNNISSYNVAGYTRQTTVLGASNSTLTGGGWVGNGVYVSGVQREYDAFITNQLRAAQTQSSGLTTRYQQMSKIDDVLSDTTNSLSTTLQDFFKSLQTLVSNAEDPAARQTVLGKAGGLVNQFKTNDQYLRDQDTQVNTAISSSVSQINNYATQIANLNDQISRLTGVGAGASPNDLLDQRDQLVTELNKIVGVEVSVQDSGTFNISLGNGYSLVQGSKASQLAAVKSSADPARTTVAYVDDVAGNIEIPEKFITTGSLGGLLTFRNEDLDKARNTLNQMALAFADAMNTQHEAGFDANGDAGGKLFNFGSPAVLSNSKNGGSAVVTASVADSKQVQATDYKLQFNGTDWTVTRTSDKTSFTMSPDASGNLSFDGLNVNVSGTANTKDSFTVKPVSNVIMNMDLAISDESKLAMASVQNGGESDNRNGQKLLDLQNGKVVGGNKTFNDAYASLVSTVGSTTASLKVSSQTKANVETQLIKQQQTISGVNLDEEYGNLQRYQQYYLANAQVLQTASTLFDAIINIR
- the flgL gene encoding flagellar hook-associated protein FlgL, producing MRISTQMMYEQNMRGITDSQSRWLSYGEQMSTGKRVNRPSDDPIAASQAIVLSQSQSQNSQFALARTFATQKVSLEDNVLTQVNTAISSVREKLVYASNGTLSDDDRLSLATDIQGIRDQLMNLANTTDGNGRFIFAGYKTESAPFDAVTGDYNGGAEAISQQVDTARNMTISHTGQQIFESITSNAEQLPGGGYGQTNMFKILDSAIASLKTPIENDPAAATAQNQVIANAQIGIKNAQNNVLTVVADVGTKMNELEKLDTLGDDRALGQTKQMSDLVDVDWNEAISSYTMQQAALQASYKAFSDMQGMSLFQLNK
- a CDS encoding MFS transporter, which codes for MNTTTTPHAVSRWVIFMLALGAGFSVASIYYAQPLLPLMGADLHLSIEGMGLVPTLTQAGYALGILFLLPLGDRHDRRTLILIKSAALALFLLGCSLTGQIHSLLLASLLIGMAATMAQDIVPAAAILAPEGKQGKTVGTVMTGLLMGILLSRTVSGVVGEAFGWRVMYQLAAASIAFIGVMMWFVLPRFAIHSTLSYPALMRSMEHLWRRYPALRRAALAQGFLSIAFSAFWSTLAVMLLERYHLGSAVAGGFGIAGAAGALAAPLAGGLADKLGAGKVTQLGAVLVTVSFALMFLMPALSVHGQLMLIAVSAVGFDLGLQSSLVAHQNLVYSLEPQARGRLNALLFTVVFIGMALGSALGSNIYSLAGWTGVVALATVCGIIALVIRLIESARVASVPAEAA
- a CDS encoding LysR family transcriptional regulator; this encodes MKRAERIDRVELMRTFVRIVEAGSLSAAARQLATTQATVSRRLQSLETMLGVRLILRTTHTTRLTDDGERCYQHARRVIDSWLALEDEVGQTEDEPVGVLRVRAPHAFGQDQLLKPVTEFLQRYPQLSIEWMLNDRSADFLGDNLDCAIRVGVEVDPATVSVLLAEVPRSVVASPALLARFPAVTTPEDLQQFPWIAISSFYQRHVELFHDASPATARIAITPRLSTDSLYVARNTVLTGLGVAVVSSWTVQNDIREGRLVHLLPEWQPAALPVHLVYPWSRYYPARLRRFLELMRQVMPEVSGMRRPVQQP
- the rne gene encoding ribonuclease E; the encoded protein is MKRMLINATQQEELRVALVDGQRLYDLDIESPGHEQKKANIYKGKITRIEPSLEAAFVDYGAERHGFLPLKEIAREYFPANYNAHGRPNIKDVLREGQEVIVQIDKEERGNKGAALTTFISLAGSYLVLMPNNPRAGGISRRIEGDDRTELKEALASLELPDGMGLIVRTAGVGKSAEALQWDLSFRLKHWEAIQKAAESRPAPFLIHQESNVIVRAFRDYLRQDIGEILIDNPKVLELARQHIAALGRPDFTSKIKLYTGEIPLFSHYQIESQIESAFQREVRLPSGGSIVIDTTEALTAIDINSARATRGGDIEETAFNTNLEAADEIARQLRLRDLGGLIVIDFIDMTPVRHQRAVENRLREAVRQDRARIQISHISRFGLLEMSRQRLSPSLGESSHHVCPRCSGTGTVRDNESLSLSILRLIEEEALKENTKEVHAIVPVPIASYLLNEKRAAVSAIEARQGGVRCIIVPNDQMETPHYHVLRVRKGEETSTLSYLLPKLHEEEMALPSDEEPAERKLPEQPALATFIMPEAPPEAALEKPAAKTEAQKPAAAAKAQPAQPGLLSRFFGALKKMFAEEEAQPEQPKEEPKAAKPERQQDRRKRQNNRRDRNDRSDRNDRSERRDNRDNRSENNEGREQREDNRRNRREKQQQNVEDREIRQQAGDESEKSKQRDDQQPRRERNRRRNDEKRQAQQEVKNLNREEPVEQQDGEQEERTQVMPRRKQRQLAQKVRFASEAIEESAVVAVETRENATGTQLAKVDLPAVVENNVEQDENGENRDNAGMPRRSRRSPRHLRVSGQRRRRYRDERYPTQSPMPLTIACASPEMASGKVWIRYPVARPEQVVEEQPVTEEVIAPAAAVEDVVTEAATVVEPQVVETEAPQAVEVETTHPEVIAAPVDAAPQLIAEEDVVVAEEVAEEAEPVAAVEDTAEAIVETTTEEVVQDVEIEVEPVVEEPKAAEVKPEPVVSAPAAAHVATAPMTRAPAPDYVPEAPRHSDWVRPAFSFDGKGAAGGHSATHQATAPATRPQSVE
- the rluC gene encoding 23S rRNA pseudouridine(955/2504/2580) synthase RluC, translating into MKTETPAVKMVAIAEDDAGQRIDNFLRTQLKGVPKSMIYRILRKGEVRVNKKRVKPEYKLEAGDEVRIPPVRVAEREEETVSPKLQKVAALSDVILYEDDHILVLNKPSGTAVHGGSGLSFGVIEGLRALRPEARFLELVHRLDRDTSGVLLVAKKRSALRSLHEQLREKGMQKDYLALVRGQWQSHVKVVQAPLLKNILQSGERIVRVSQEGKPSETRFKVEERYEFATLVRCSPVTGRTHQIRVHTQFAGHPIAFDDRYGDREFDKQLAGTGLSRLFLHAAALKFTHPNTGEVIRIEAPLDEQLKRCLKVLRG
- a CDS encoding Maf family protein, with protein sequence MPNLVLASTSPYRRMLLEKLGIPFECAAPEVDETPQPGESPRHLVTRLAKEKAQSQAAHYPSHLIIGSDQVCVLDGEITGKPHTEENACQQLLRARGTIVTFYTGLALYNSATGHLQTECEPFDVHFRHLSEQEIVDYVRRERPLNCAGSFKSEGLGIALFDKLDGRDPNTLVGLPLIALCQMLRREECNPLTM
- the yceD gene encoding 23S rRNA accumulation protein YceD; translation: MQKVKLPLTLDPVRTAQKRLDYEGIYTSDQAERIAESVVSVDSDVECSMSFAIDNQRLAVLTGDAKVTVTLECQRCGKPFVQHVHTTYCFSPVRSDEQAEALPEAYEPIEVNEFGEIDLLALVEDEIILTLPVVPVHDSEHCEVSEADMVFGELPDEAQKPNPFAVLASLKRK
- the rpmF gene encoding 50S ribosomal protein L32, with product MAVQQNKPTRSKRGMRRSHDALTAVTSLSVDKTSGEKHLRHHITADGFYRGRKVITK
- the plsX gene encoding phosphate acyltransferase PlsX, whose protein sequence is MTRLTLALDVMGGDFGPSVTVPAALQALNSNSQLTLLLVGNPDAITPLLAKADFEQRSRLQIIPAQSVIASDARPSQAIRNSRGSSMRVALELVKEGRAQASVSAGNTGALMGLSKLLLKPIEGIERPALVTVLPHQQKGKTVVLDLGANVDCDSTMLAQFAVMGSVLAEEVVGINTPRVALLNIGEEETKGLDSIREAAELLKQVPSINYIGYLEANELLTGKTDVLVCDGFTGNVTLKTMEGVVRMFLSLLKSQGEGKKSAWWLILLKRWLQKSLTRRFSHLNPDQYNGACLLGLRGIVIKSHGAANQRAFAVAIEQAVQAVQRQVPQRIAARLESVLAKSD